One Spinacia oleracea cultivar Varoflay chromosome 4, BTI_SOV_V1, whole genome shotgun sequence DNA segment encodes these proteins:
- the LOC130471882 gene encoding uncharacterized protein, translating to MRVMSPNNPYTVLIEDLEFKEITGDGVVDKGDGNLQLSHDEGTGVGKTTTILTLGEGFGWDGNTLRYRTGNVSLLFTAIYGLHTVETRKSLWQSLTHILPSVGAQPWLLAGDFNSILSTEDRINGTPVTTAEIQDFSNFIVSTGLCPLQSVDHYFSWHKSPGEGQTASRIDWCLGNAAWVHKFSGVPTEYLNPSISDHSPLLINCLPDKAEGGRPFRFLNYLSEHSQFLPLVEDVWSSTEVRGSYMYKLWYKLKIVKSKLKCLHREEFAGVKERVDKARVHLDNVQNALQTAPTADLFEQEKVCIANLKKWLRVDEIALRQKSRIQWLQVGDSNHQFFFSAMKERNRQNRISVLYDENNNKLVEPDGIQGEIVGFDKTLLGSASSSLPAIHIPTVRSGTKLSNSAKNWLTREVTTLEIDQALKGTWSRWT from the exons ATGAGAGTTATGAGTCCAAACAACCCCTATACTGTACTCATAGAAGATCTGGAATTCAAGGAGATTACTGGTGATGGAGTTGTTGATAAAGGAGATGGTAACCTACAACTGTCTCATGATGAAG GCACTGGAGTTGGGAAAACAACTACAATTCTAACCCTGGGGGAAGGATTTGGTTGGGATGGCAACACCTTGAG ATATAGAACCGGTAATGTCTCCCTTTTGTTCACTGCAATCTATGGCTTACACACTGTGGAGACTAGGAAGAGCTTATGGCAATCTTTGACCCATATTCTTCCTAGTGTGGGTGCTCAACCTTGGCTGCTGGCTGGTGATTTCAACTCTATCCTATCTACTGAAGATAGGATCAATGGTACTCCTGTAACTACTGCTGAAATCCAGGATTTTAGTAACTTTATTGTTAGTACTGGCCTTTGCCCACTTCAGAGTGTTGATCACTATTTTTCTTGGCACAAAAGTCCTGGTGAGGGGCAAACTGCAAGCAGAATTGATTGGTGTTTAGGCAATGCTGCATGGGTTCACAAGTTTAGTGGTGTTCCTACTGAATATCTCAATCCATCCATCTCTGACCACTCTCCTCTGTTGATTAACTGTTTACCTGATAAAGCTGAAGGTGGTAGACCTTTCAGATTCTTGAATTACCTTAGTGAGCATAGTCAATTCTTACCTCTGGTGGAGGATGTTTGGAGCTCTACTGAAGTTAGGGGTTCCTACATGTACAAGCTATGGTACAAATTGAAGATAGTCAAGTCAAAACTGAAATGTTTGCATAGAGAGGAATTTGCTGGTGTGAAAGAGAGAGTTGACAAGGCCAGAGTTCATCTTGATAATGTGCAAAATGCTTTACAAACTGCCCCAACTGCTGATTTGTTTGAACAGGAAAAAGTTTGCATTGCAAATCTGAAGAAATGGCTCAGAGTGGATGAGATTGCTTTGAGACAGAAATCTAGGATTCAGTGGCTGCAAGTGGGTGATTCTAACCATCAGTTTTTCTTTTCTGCTATGAAGGAGAGAAACAGGCAGAACAGGATTTCAGTGCTTTATGATGAGAATAATAATAAACTGGTGGAACCAGATGGAATTCAGGGTGAGATTGTAGGTTTCGACAAAACATTGTTGGGATCAGCTTCTAGCTCTCTTCCTGCTATCCACATCCCTACTGTAAGAAGTGGCACTAAACTTAGTAACTCTGCTAAGAATTGGCTAACTAGAGAAGTTACTACTCTTGAAATTGATCAAGCTCTTAAGGGTACCTGGTCTAGATGGACTTAA
- the LOC130471883 gene encoding uncharacterized protein — protein sequence MNLCSWNCRGLGATDSPKVPYIGSVVRSLGLDVLFLMETMLPVHIVSQKLSAFSFAGSCGVDALRMSGGLFLGWFHDVSLVPLLVSSNFVLCKYLKVVNEISYLLFVYGAPHVADRGLVWEEIFKILTEYPKVVLVGDFNQVEFLDDKIGGSPHISQRLQFMQWRLDQELQPIQFSGPPFTWTNGHHDNSVTF from the coding sequence ATGAATCTGTGTTCCTGGAACTGTAGGGGTCTAGGTGCGACGGACTCCCCTAAAGTTCCTTACATTGGCTCTGTAGTCCGTTCTTTAGGTTTGGATGTTTTGTTTTTGATGGAAACAATGTTGCCTGTACATATTGTATCTCAAAAGTTGTCTGCTTTTTCTTTTGCGGGTAGTTGTGGGGTGGACGCTCTGAGGATGAGCGGGGGTTTATTTTTGGGTTGGTTTCATGATGTATCTTTAGTTCCTCTTTTGGTTTCTAGCAACTTTGTTCTGTGTAAATATTTGAAAGTTGTTAATGAAATAAGCTACCTGCTCTTTGTGTACGGTGCGCCTCATGTGGCTGATCGAGGTCTAGTTTGGGaggaaattttcaaaattttgactGAATATCCGAAGGTGGTTTTGGTAGGAGATTTTAATCAGGTTGAATTTTTAGATGATAAAATTGGGGGTTCGCCTCATATTTCTCAACGCTTGCAGTTTATGCAATGGCGTTTGGATCAAGAACTTCAGCCTATTCAATTCTCGGGACCCCCGTTCACTTGGACGAATGGACACCATGACAACTCTGTCACTTTTTAG
- the LOC130471884 gene encoding uncharacterized protein encodes MSVQARKRRNRISALRNDSDQWVQSPHALRSLILNFYSDVYQVCRATSSYLDVDWDDLQLPRLSQDQVQGLLCPFSEADIREAMFSIASDKSPRPDGFSAAFFKIHWDTVGAHVVLAVQYFFAHGFMLKNWNRTYLFLLPKVDHPEEISQYRPIGLCNVIYKCIAKCLTHRLQGVMSSLISDTQNAFVPGPLMSDDCLLAHELITFVNNCRNKRMCYVPIKLDINKAYDRVLWDFLFKVLAMFGFPPYWIHIIKQCVSTVSYQVLVNGGPTSSFQPHCGLRQGDPLSPYFLVVSGQLVNFQKSFVKFSSNTPKHYRDFVSAALRLGKRSHLGKYLGVQVDLGRSKCSAFYDMVDTIVRRISNFASLRLSAAAKLVLSNSVLVASISHVLSVFKIPQTICDRIDQLCLRWRTLASSSGMVLRPAALFYLPKGMGGLGIRRLSCFNQALLGRQAWRLLHQPQLLLSRLYQARYPRMLATGAAIPFRPSWGSRGIMAGAQVLFQGMIWKVGSGSRVRITLDSWVPDVQVSFKPSMLESDVPTLVSYLIDPRSYAWDVSVVQRLFDNFTSSAILALGRPPTPMDDFVCWKHFWGLRIHPKFKIFVWKLLHNALPVAALLFDRGLPVDPKCSFCYSSLESVAHLFRDCPCLSVWWATSSGARLK; translated from the exons ATGTCGGTCCAGGCTCGAAAGCGTCGTAACCGGATTTCTGCTCTTCGTAATGATTCAGACCAGTGGGTTCAGTCTCCTCATGCTCTCCGCTCTTTAATTCTCAACTTCTATTCCGATGTGTATCAGGTTTGCAGAGCAACCTCTTCCTATCTTGATGTTGACTGGGATGATCTTCAATTGCCCAGACTTTCTCAGGATCAGGTTCAGGGTCTTCTATGTCCGTTCTCTGAGGCCGATATTAGGGAGGCCATGTTCAGTATTGCTAGTGATAAGTCACCCAGGCCGGACGGCTTTTCTGCGGCTTTTTTTAAGATCCATTGGGATACGGTTGGCGCTCATGTTGTTTTGGCTGTTCAGTACTTCTTTGCCCATGGTTTTATGTTGAAGAATTGGAACCGGACATATTTGTTCCTATTACCCAAGGTGGATCATCCTGAGGAGATATCCCAGTATCGACCAATTGGCCTTTGTAATGTCATCTACAAATGTATTGCCAAGTGTCTCACTCATCGTCTCCAGGGGGTGATGTCTTCTCTTATTTCGGATACCCAAAATGCCTTTGTTCCCGGTCCACTTATGTCTGATGATTGTTTGTTAGCGCATGAGTTGATCACGTTTGTCAATAACTGCCGAAACAAGAGGATGTGTTATGTTCCGATTAAGTTGGACATAAATAAGGCTTATGATAGAGTGCTGTGGGATTTCCTGTTTAAGGTTCTTGCGATGTTTGGTTTTCCCCCTTACTGGATTCATATTATTAAGCAGTGTGTGTCAACGGTCTCGTATCAGGTCTTGGTAAACGGTGGGCCGACTTCTTCCTTTCAACCTCATTGCGGCCTGCGTCAAGGGGATCCTCTTTCCCCTTACTT TTTAGTCGTCTCGGGCCAACTTGTAAATTTCCAGAAGTCCTTTGTTAAGTTTAGTTCTAACACCCCGAAGCATTATCGTGATTTCGTTTCCGCTGCTCTGAGGTTAGGTAAACGGTCTCATTTAGGGAAATATTTGGGGGTTCAGGTGGATTTGGGCAGGTCAAAATGCTCGGCCTTTTATGACATGGTTGACACGATTGTTCGTCGGATTTCTAATTTTGCGTCGTTGCGACTCTCCGCGGCGGCAAAGCTAGTTTTGAGTAATTCAGTGCTTGTGGCCTCTATTTCCCATGTCCTATCAGTGTTTAAGATACCTCAGACCATCTGCGACAGAATTGATCAGTTATGCCTCCGGTGGCGCACCTTAGCTTCTTCCTCTGGGATGGTTCTGCGCCCCGCCGCTTTGTTTTATTTACCAAAAGGTATGGGGGGTCTAGGTATTCGACGACTTAGTTGTTTTAATCAAGCTCTTCTTGGAAGGCAGGCTTGGAGGCTCCTGCACCAGCCTCAGTTGCTTTTATCTCGTCTCTATCAGGCTAGGTATCCTCGGATGTTAGCTACTGGGGCTGCGATTCCTTTCCGCCCTTCTTGGGGTTCCCGGGGAATTATGGCGGGTGCTCAAGTTCTTTTTCAAGGGATGATTTGGAAGGTTGGTTCCGGGTCTCGGGTACGGATCACTCTGGATTCGTGGGTCCCGGATGTTCAGGTTTCTTTTAAACCTTCTATGCTTGAGTCGGATGTCCCAACTCTCGTTTCTTATTTAATTGATCCGCGTTCTTACGCGTGGGATGTTTCTGTGGTTCAGAGGCTGTTTGATAATTTCACGTCCAGTGCTATTCTGGCTCTGGGAAGGCCTCCTACTCCCATGGATGATTTTGT TTGCTGGAAACATTTCTGGGGTCTTCGGATTCACCCAAAGTTTAAGATTTTTGTTTGGAAACTACTTCATAATGCTTTGCCAGTTGCCGCCCTTCTTTTTGATCGCGGTCTTCCCGTGGATCCTAAGTGTTCTTTTTGCTATTCATCTCTGGAGTCGGTGGCTCACTTATTCAGAGACTGTCCTTGTCTTAGTGTCTGGTGGGCTACCTCTTCAGGGGCACGCTTGAAGTAG